A stretch of the Lolium perenne isolate Kyuss_39 chromosome 3, Kyuss_2.0, whole genome shotgun sequence genome encodes the following:
- the LOC127338636 gene encoding uncharacterized protein: MDGHVRRLLNRVAIALAAVATAALMHLFRHSSTFCFTSSPAYSSLSLAPFPRTSCDAASRRVVDPDLRLAKLRSTPRWRRHNAALSASVVEPLRRLRLLGNSSRVLCIAAGAGQAVDALRVAGVGDVTGVDLVDFPPLVRRADPHNLPFFDDAFDLVLSDDPAALTGALFPSRFAAEIERTVRRGGAIALAVDRRISLSIVASLFKKSRVVDVRNTTLSGSSTSIVILSTNAERH, translated from the coding sequence ATGGACGGGCACGTCCGGCGGCTGCTGAACCGCGTGGCGATCGCTCTGGCGGCCGTGGCCACGgccgccctgatgcacctgttccGCCACTCATCCACCTTCTGCTTCACCAGCTCGCCCGCCTATTCGTCCCTCTCGCTGGCGCCCTTCCCCCGCACCTCTTGCGACGCCGCATCCCGCCGCGTCGTCGACCCCGACCTCCGCCTGGCCAAGCTCCGATCCACCCCGCGCTGGCGACGTCACAACGCGGCCCTCTCCGCATCGGTGGTCGAACCTCTCCGGCGCCTGCGCCTCCTAGGCAACTCCTCCCGCGTTCTCTGCATCGCCGCCGGCGCGGGGCAAGCAGTGGACGCGCTCCGCGTGGCCGGCGTGGGGGACGTCACCGGCGTTGATCTCGTTGACTTCCCTCCCCTCGTGCGCCGCGCTGACCCGCACAACCTTCCGTTCTTCGATGACGCCTTCGACCTCGTGCTCTCGGACGACCCGGCGGCGCTCACGGGCGCGCTCTTCCCGTCCCGGTTCGCGGCTGAGATCGAGCGCACCGTCCGCCGTGGCGGCGCAATTGCGCTCGCCGTCGATCGACGCATCAGTCTTTCGATCGTCGCCTCCCTCTTCAAAAAGTCACGCGTCGTCGATGTGAGGAATACTACCTTGAGTGGCTCCTCGACCAGCATAGTAATCCTGAGCACCAATGCGGAGCGCCACTGA